One Ranitomeya imitator isolate aRanImi1 chromosome 4, aRanImi1.pri, whole genome shotgun sequence genomic window, cgaGCGGAATCGCAGAGTtttttttccccgcagcatgtcaattcttttggcggatctgcagcgtttctgcacccactgacttccattgagtcaggcacatccaccGCAAAACCGCAGGTGTAGAAAAGATCTGGGGTCTagctgcggatgaaacgctgcagatcgggagggagtgtgtgggcggagctatgtgcgtgtatgtgtgtgtgccggtTTCTGCGTGaatctgtgtctgtgtgcgggtgtgtgtgcgtgtctgtgtaagGCAGCCATTGTCTGacacagaacatgcaacatataacatagagtacatactcaccaaccacctattccccgaagccctcgatctcctgtaataaaaataacataataaaccaacctatacttacctttcgGCCCATGTCAGCGCTCTACAGGGGCCCCGCGATGAACTGACAGCGGGGGTAGTCCTCCGTGATGTATATTCCTCCTCCGCCGCCGCCGGGAGAGAGGTCACTTAAGTTCATTTTGTCGCCGGcaacgctgtgtgagaaaattcccacgcagcattgccataaagcgagagaatgaactcaggtaacctcttcagcgatgcactgcaggagccattgtctcccgtCAGTGCATCACAGGAGGCttacagagcggtgacatcacccgatgtccctgttctataggggagatcgtcgtgggacactcgttattaattggactacgtcggacagggagtatacggttggtttattttttttttgcaggtgattgatggtggttgtaagtatggtgaaattaagaatattaaaatactttttttctggctgtgtcttttttaactcgttcactactataggattagtaatggataggcgtcttattgacgcctctccattactaaccgggcttaatgtcaccttacattagcaaggtgacattaactccttattaccccatatcccaccactacaggggagtgggaagagaggggctaagtgccggaattggtgccatttctggggcggctgggagctggtatttgtagctggggggcaatatccatagcccctctaggctatgaatatcagcccgcagctgtctgcgtagcctttctggtccccctattttaatagccagtaaaggctatgcagacagctgccggctgatattcatagcctgggaagctccatcgttattaaccccttcccaggctacaaacatcagcccccagtcgctggctttcccactctggacttgaaaattgtgcgggagcccacgcaattttttgttccattttttgtaaattaaagggaacctgtcaccccgaaaatcgcgggtgaggtaagcccaccggcatcaggggcttatctacagcattctgtaatgctgtagataagcccccgatgttacctgaaagaggagaaaaagaggttatattatactcacccaggggcggtcccgctgctggtccggtcggatgggtgtctccggtccgctgcggcgcctcccatcttcattacaagacgtcctcttcaggtaacatcgtgggcttatctacagcattacagaatgctgtagataagcccctgatgccggtgggcttacctcacctgcgattttcggggtgacaggttccctttaaacaaatattgcgtttaaggccggggtcacacttgcaagaaactcgcacaagtctcgcacctcaatacccagcaccgGTGCTGGCACTTGGGACCCGTGCGAGCGTGCggctgaatgtatttctatgtagctgaacgatccgatcccgagtgccggcgacagtgccgagtattgaggtgcaagactcgtgcgagtttcttgcaagtgtgaccccggccaacgcagattttgtgtgtgtgtgtgtctttaactcTTTAACTactattttattatgtttattactaaacatcgggcttggtattatctatctatagatatatctatttatctatacaaatgtctattatctatcatctatctattatctatctatcatctatctattatctatgtatctatctcattccttctattatctatctatcatctatctattatctatctatcatctatctattatctatgtatctatctcattccttctattatctatctctcattccttctatctatctatctattatctatctatctcattccttctattatatatctattatctatcatctatctatatatctatcatctatctgtgtgtgtaaacattattcttcaatggtgtatgtaaatgaagaggttggaccagaaaagacatcacaattcttttttttttgttcaataataggtcTTTAttcagctttcaaaaacgcatacaaatctgcataaaaaaaaaatgcattaaaaaaacgcatcaaatccacacctgctttttctggcaagagaggaagaatctgcacagaaaattccatagTCAAATCTGCAagatgtgcacatacccaaaggctATACAAGCTGCTGATCTCCCTAATTGATGTAGCGCTGCAGACAAAACAACAGAGACCCGGTTGCTGCTGGGCCCAACGCAGATCTCTgctggcacagagcagtcacagtcCGCTCCTCGTGGAGATCCTGAGGCTTCTGTTCtggtgactgccgatgtcatgctgattgacggcCGGCTCCCTGCGGTCTAACTGCAGGGAGcccactgtcaatcagcatgacgttggcagtcacAGTCCATTGACAAAGCAGCCCCGAAGAACAGCCGCTCTATGGACGTGGAGCAGCTGCAGCATCGGCATCGGGTAGGACAGACAGGTAATTGCCTTTGTTAGCAACTTCCGGCCTTTTTTTACGCCCatcgtaaaaaaaatatatatatatataatagtcctggacatcccctttaaaggtgGTAGATAGTTTTAACGATCCCCAGAAATGTCGGCGACCACATGATACCTACACATAGAGATCCAgttctaagggtacgttcacacttggCGTTTTTTTGCAGCTTTTCGGGGGCAGAAAAGAAGCAGCCAAAGCAATGGGTTTCTAGAAATCTGCAAgcgctgttttttatttttccctgactgaatttgagcactggagttttttttttttttttttcaaatctgcagcatgtgaattATTGCAGCGTTTTtgaaggttttcttttttttttaccctaaTGAAAAATTCTGAaacactgtgaaaaaaaaataaaaaataaaaaaaataaaacacagcagtaaacatttttgttgtttttatttttttgggtgaaTAAAAGTAACTTGATTAacgtgctgtaaaaaaaaaataaaaatcacatataATACTAATAAAACACACACAGCACTAGTATCAGCGTCACGTGACCCCCGCGTTCCTCCAGAAAACCATAGAGTGAGAGCCAATGGGTCTTGTGCGGCTCTGTCACCATAGAGACGTCTCCGCCGCCACCAGCTTCTTCTTTCTTCCATTCCACTTCCGCTTCCGGTAATGCTAAAGCGTGCTTTGCTTTTGGTGAAGGATTCGCGGTCACCGGCTAATTATCGGCAGAGGCGAGAAATGGCGAAGAGTAAGTTTGAGTACGTGAGGGATTTCGAGGTGCCGGACACGTGTCTGCCCAACTGCTGGGCGGTGGTGAGAGTGGACGGCAGGAACTTCCACAGGTGAGGAGGTCACGTGACCCGCTGCTGTACGTCACGGGTCGTGTGTGATGTCATGCTGGCAGTTGTGTGTCATACTAAATGGGGGGGAGGGCTGCAGCTtggtgcaaaactacaactcccagcatgcctcaTGCTCTCAGTCCATGCTGGGGATTGCAGTGTGACAGTGAAGGAGTCGCACAATTTTATTTTTAGACGCTTGCTGCCATAAGCCcatattttttttaagtttggtgttttggtttatttttttcataaaaatttcctTCGCCAGGTTTCTTTTtttatgttccttttttttttttttttaaccccttcatgactggagctttttttttttgtttgttttgtttttttgtttcgtttttcgctcccctccttcccagagccataactatttttttttttatttttccatcaatatggccatgtgagggcttgtttttcgcgggacgagttttatttttgaacgacaccgttggttttaccatgtcgtgtactctaAACcgggggggaaaaaaatccaagtatggtgaaattgccaaaaaaaaaaagtgcaatatcatgcgtgttttttgtttggcttttttgctagcttcactgaaTGCTAGAACTGAGCTGCCgttgtgattctccgggtcattacgagttcatagacaccaaacatgtctaggttattttttttttttttgtatgtaagtggtgaaaaaaattcagaagtttgcttataaaaaaaaaaaaaaaaaaaaaaaaaaaaaaatgcgccattttccgatacccgcagcgtctccatttttcgtgatctggggtcaggtgagggtttattttttgcgtgccgatctgacgtttttaatgataccgctTTTgttcagatacgttcttttaatcgcccgttattgcattttaatgcaatgtcgcggcaaccaaaaaaatgtaattctggcgttttaacttttttcctctctacgccgtttagcgatcaggttaatccgtttttttattgatagatcgggcgattctgaacttggcgataccaaatatgtgtaggtttgattttatttttgttttgttttgaatggggcgaaaggggctgatttgaactttgttttttttttttgttttgtttttttttcatatttttaaaagcatttttctttacttttggcatgtttcagtagcctccatggaagATTACAAGCTGGCAcacctcgatcggctctgctacatagaggcgatgctcagatcgcccctatgtagcagaattactgcattgctatgagcgccgaccacagggtggcgctcatagcaatatggcatcaacaaccatagaggtctccgacCTCTGATTGTCGTGCCGACGCACCGATGACGTGAAGGAGTCAGcggacccccagctgtcatgacaacccattggcgccTCTCTTGTCACGTCATGGGCAAAGATGATACCAAATGGGAACAAAATAATACGGTATACATAAAATAGAAAAGCTAAACAGAAGAACTGTACTAAACCTGATGTGACAAGGTTGGCTTTTATTTAGGGGAGCGCtttgtttttttttgaggggggtggGGGGTTAACTGACAGAACTAGTGTGTGTTATGTCTCCCAGGACTGACACTGATCACAGTTCGGTATTTGCTTTTATTAGCACACGCCACATCCACATACCCGTCACCCCCGCAGATTAATAACAGGGCTAGTCAGATATGTGGCTATTCTTTTTAGAAAATGATGGGGTCCCCCAGCTTCGATGATCTCTGCAgcccccctggaggtcccaggtgggAGATATTACTGTCATGTTTACTTCTATCCTATTCTAATATTTGTCTTTCTTTCAGATTCTCTGAGCAGCACAAGTTCACCAAACCCAACGATCTCCGGGCTCTGCTGCTCATGAACCGCTGTGCCGAGACCGTGATGGAAGAAATCAAAGACATCTGCCTGGCGTACGGGCAAAGCGATGAATACAGTTTTGTCTTCCACAAGAAATCCAACTGGTACAAGCGTCGGGCGAGGTCGGTGAactcctgtgattttttttttttttttttttttttctttcttcctagTGACTCACAATCTGGGTAATGGTGGAAGGTCGTTCAGGATCCATCCCTTCATGAGATATGTATCCCtcagtaataaaacaaaaaactttgGATGACCCATCTAATAGTGATATTGGGAAGATGTCTTTTGCATACTATGTTCATTTACCACATCAGACTTGTCACAATAgtgaatttcttcttttttttttccccccattttgtaAGCAAGTTCATCACACACGTGGTCTCGCAGCTTTCCTCCAGTTACGTCTTCTACTGGAACAAATTTTTTCCAGACCAGACGATGCTCTATCCACCAGGATTCGATGGAAGAGTTGTGTTGTACCCCAGCGTGCAAAACCTGAAGGATTACCTCAGCTGGAGACAAGCGGACTGTAAGTGTTAGCAAATTCCCGAAAAGCATGTAAATCCCAAAAATCTGCTATATTAGCAATATCTGGTCCCAGTACTAATGCGCTGCAATATGCAGCAGCCCCAATGATAAAGGcggggggcagcacaggtgcaaaatactgatgagctgACACCTACTGTTCATAGGGATGGGGGTTGCATAATATTATGGATGCACATGGATGAGGCTTGTAGTGCACCATGTCTGGCttaaggctcattcagacatctgagCTCAGACTGGCCGCAGCTCTCCTGGATTGAGCATGatggcttcatatatttctatgaaacTGCTATGCTCTGATTGGGAGACCCTCGACCAGTCCATGCCTGCAGTCCGATTTCGGACCGATTGACGTGTGAcgtccatactattagatcagatgGGGTCCTGCATTTAAAATTAAAAGCAACTCATGACAACAAATTATAT contains:
- the THG1L gene encoding probable tRNA(His) guanylyltransferase → MLKRALLLVKDSRSPANYRQRREMAKSKFEYVRDFEVPDTCLPNCWAVVRVDGRNFHRFSEQHKFTKPNDLRALLLMNRCAETVMEEIKDICLAYGQSDEYSFVFHKKSNWYKRRASKFITHVVSQLSSSYVFYWNKFFPDQTMLYPPGFDGRVVLYPSVQNLKDYLSWRQADCHINNLYNTVFWALVQQKGLTPAQAQDRLKGTLSGEKNEILYSEFNINYNNEPAMYRKGSVIVRNKVNEISKKIIKLPDRAEQEEVEVCRVRSQTVVLHCDLISDAFWVDHPEVLSCES